In Ancalomicrobiaceae bacterium S20, the following proteins share a genomic window:
- a CDS encoding type III PLP-dependent enzyme: MPPMTARIREFLRDRRPEGPCLVVDLDVVRRKYLSFARTMPDTRIFYAVKANPAPEILKALAELGSCFDTASVAEMQMAFAAGATADRISFGNTIKKERDIATAYAMGVRLYAVDCEAEVEKIARVAPGSKVFCRILSDGADAEWPLSRKFGCDPEMAPSVLEHAHRLGLEAYGVSFHVGSQQRNTKAWDAALAAAAGIFREMAERGIRLKMVNLGGGFPTKYLNEVPSVEAYGQAITDSILAHFGNDLPETIIEPGRGMVGEAGVIKAEVVLISKKSADDQVRWVYLDIGKFGGLAETMDEAIRYPILTERDGDAMEPCIIAGPTCDSVDVLYEKTPYALPISLEIGDEVLITGTGAYTTTYSAVAFNGFDPLKAYVI, encoded by the coding sequence ATCCCGCCGATGACCGCCCGTATCCGTGAATTCCTGCGCGACCGACGTCCCGAGGGTCCCTGCCTGGTGGTCGACCTCGACGTGGTGCGTCGCAAGTATCTCTCCTTCGCCCGCACCATGCCCGACACCCGCATCTTCTATGCGGTGAAGGCGAACCCGGCGCCGGAGATCCTCAAGGCGCTGGCCGAGCTCGGCTCCTGCTTCGATACCGCGTCGGTGGCCGAGATGCAGATGGCCTTCGCCGCCGGCGCGACCGCCGACCGCATCTCCTTCGGCAACACGATCAAGAAGGAGCGCGACATCGCCACCGCTTATGCGATGGGCGTGCGCCTCTATGCGGTCGACTGCGAGGCCGAGGTCGAGAAGATCGCCCGCGTGGCGCCCGGCTCGAAGGTGTTCTGCCGCATCCTGTCGGATGGCGCCGACGCGGAATGGCCGCTGTCGCGCAAGTTCGGCTGCGATCCGGAGATGGCGCCGTCGGTGCTCGAGCATGCGCATCGTCTCGGCCTCGAGGCCTATGGCGTGTCGTTCCACGTCGGCAGCCAGCAGCGCAACACCAAGGCCTGGGACGCGGCCCTGGCGGCGGCTGCCGGCATCTTCCGGGAGATGGCCGAGCGCGGCATCCGCCTGAAGATGGTCAATCTCGGCGGCGGCTTCCCGACCAAGTACCTCAACGAGGTGCCGTCGGTCGAAGCCTACGGCCAGGCCATCACCGACTCGATCCTGGCCCACTTCGGCAACGATCTGCCGGAGACCATCATCGAGCCGGGCCGCGGCATGGTCGGCGAGGCGGGCGTGATCAAGGCGGAGGTCGTGCTGATCTCCAAGAAGAGCGCCGACGATCAGGTGCGCTGGGTCTATCTCGACATCGGCAAGTTCGGCGGTCTCGCCGAGACGATGGACGAGGCGATCCGCTACCCGATCCTGACCGAGCGCGACGGCGACGCGATGGAGCCCTGCATCATCGCCGGCCCGACCTGCGATTCGGTCGACGTGCTGTACGAGAAGACCCCGTATGCTCTGCCGATCTCGCTCGAGATCGGCGACGAGGTCCTGATCACCGGCACGGGCGCCTATACGACCACCTACTCGGCGGTCGCCTTCAACGGCTTCGATCCGCTGAAGGCCTATGTGATCTGA
- a CDS encoding inositol monophosphatase family protein, with translation MPTAFSRDDLAALVAILKDAARAEILPRFRRLGAGGIRQKSSALDLVTDADEAAERRITAALTARFPGCVVVGEEATEQDRSLLGRIADAELAFVVDPVDGTWNFAAGLPLFAVMAAAIVKGEIVGAVILDPIIDSVSVALRDGGAWTESADGVREPLKVAPAGPLAEMVAALSFSWLADPLRTTVARNAAKFGACGAYRCAGHEYRLVASGRAHTLLFAKLMPWDHAPGWLIHREAGGYSARFDGSPYLPSHTDGGLLLAPDAASWQILARELLVPTA, from the coding sequence TTGCCGACCGCCTTCTCCCGTGACGACCTCGCCGCCCTCGTCGCCATCCTCAAGGACGCGGCGCGCGCGGAAATCCTGCCGCGCTTCCGCCGGCTCGGCGCCGGCGGCATCCGCCAGAAGAGCTCGGCGCTCGATCTCGTCACCGACGCCGACGAGGCGGCCGAGCGGCGCATCACGGCCGCGCTCACCGCGCGTTTCCCCGGCTGCGTCGTGGTCGGCGAAGAAGCGACCGAGCAGGACCGCTCGTTGCTCGGCCGCATCGCCGACGCGGAACTGGCCTTCGTGGTCGACCCGGTCGATGGCACCTGGAACTTCGCCGCCGGCCTGCCGCTGTTCGCGGTCATGGCCGCCGCGATCGTCAAGGGCGAGATCGTCGGAGCCGTGATCCTCGACCCGATCATCGACAGCGTCTCGGTCGCGCTCCGCGACGGCGGCGCCTGGACCGAGAGCGCCGACGGTGTCCGCGAGCCGCTGAAGGTCGCGCCCGCCGGTCCGCTCGCCGAGATGGTCGCGGCGCTGTCGTTCTCCTGGCTCGCCGATCCGCTGCGCACGACGGTCGCGCGCAACGCCGCGAAGTTCGGCGCCTGCGGCGCCTATCGCTGCGCCGGCCACGAATACCGGCTGGTCGCCTCCGGCCGCGCCCACACGCTGCTGTTCGCCAAGCTCATGCCCTGGGACCACGCCCCCGGCTGGCTGATCCACCGCGAGGCCGGCGGCTATTCGGCCCGGTTCGACGGCTCGCCCTATCTGCCGAGCCACACCGACGGCGGCCTGCTGCTCGCCCCCGACGCGGCGAGCTGGCAGATCCTCGCCCGCGAACTGCTGGTGCCCACCGCCTGA
- a CDS encoding DoxX family protein: MLNRLDPAIGAFVLRLSLGVMLIAHGLLKVLVFTIPGTVGYFTSLGLPAIAAYATLAIELIGGLAMIVGFQVRAVAAITVPVLLGAAIFGHGGNGWVFSNPNGGWEYPVFLTAAAVAQVFLGAGAFALGGTASAEARLAAAVR, translated from the coding sequence ATGCTCAACCGCCTCGATCCCGCTATCGGCGCCTTCGTCCTGCGTCTGTCGCTCGGTGTCATGCTGATCGCCCACGGCCTGCTGAAGGTCCTGGTGTTCACCATCCCCGGCACCGTCGGGTACTTCACCTCGCTCGGCCTGCCGGCCATCGCTGCCTATGCCACGCTCGCGATCGAGTTGATCGGCGGCCTCGCCATGATCGTCGGCTTTCAGGTCCGCGCGGTTGCGGCCATCACCGTGCCGGTGCTGCTCGGCGCGGCGATCTTCGGCCACGGCGGCAACGGCTGGGTGTTCTCGAACCCGAATGGGGGCTGGGAATATCCGGTGTTCCTGACGGCGGCCGCGGTCGCCCAGGTGTTCCTCGGCGCCGGCGCCTTCGCGCTCGGTGGCACGGCGTCGGCCGAGGCGCGGCTCGCTGCGGCGGTGCGCTGA
- a CDS encoding methyl-accepting chemotaxis protein — MKSLSVTTKLAGVLGAMLVLIGLFAAERLWYAATLRGVVAQMYRAQVGTSGIEKINGLVYAVVMDSRGIYMSADVTGVKKFGDLMKVSLDKLQKASAELDEAIDGPEQATYEAFAKRVQEFRTFRLEMLRRGLEIAPAAAREYGDNDANRTVRTALNKDLERFASAFAEKSRGLDEEVRGIERRGQVVMLGLFAAALATIAGGIVLVRRGVSRPINDLGDAMRTIAEGRTNAAVPHTDRGDELGTMARAVEVFRDAVRSSGELSERLKAEAEARQGRQNTRDAAVAAFNAEAQTLLADLVGFADQVRGSARGQIRMAETVSSSLGSTADASRQTADNVQTVAAAAEELSASVQEINRRVDEAAGAARDAVSAAERSSTTAQGLDVSAARIGDVVSMIQQIAEQTNLLALNATIEAARAGEAGRGFAIVAQEVKALANQTARATEDISEQIVAMQSTTRVTVDAIREIRSRIDAIDGITVTVVEAIEEQGAATSEIARNVAHAAAASNEVAQGIETVDASASETMQAAQSLVSLADELGERVGGFKARVETFLGQLRVG; from the coding sequence ATGAAATCACTCTCCGTGACCACCAAGCTCGCCGGCGTCCTCGGCGCGATGCTCGTCCTGATCGGTCTCTTCGCTGCCGAACGCCTGTGGTACGCGGCGACGCTGCGCGGCGTGGTGGCGCAGATGTATCGCGCGCAGGTCGGCACCTCCGGCATCGAGAAGATCAACGGCCTCGTCTATGCCGTGGTGATGGACAGCCGCGGCATCTACATGTCGGCGGACGTCACGGGCGTCAAGAAGTTCGGCGACCTCATGAAGGTCAGCCTCGACAAGCTTCAAAAGGCGTCGGCCGAGCTCGACGAGGCGATCGACGGGCCGGAGCAGGCGACCTACGAGGCCTTTGCCAAGCGGGTGCAGGAGTTCCGGACCTTCCGGCTCGAGATGCTGCGGCGCGGGCTCGAGATCGCGCCGGCGGCGGCGCGCGAATACGGCGACAACGACGCCAACCGGACCGTGCGCACTGCGCTCAACAAGGATCTCGAACGCTTCGCCAGTGCCTTCGCGGAGAAGTCGCGCGGGCTCGACGAGGAGGTGCGCGGCATCGAAAGGCGCGGTCAGGTCGTCATGCTCGGCCTGTTTGCCGCCGCGTTGGCGACGATCGCCGGCGGCATCGTTCTGGTGCGCCGCGGTGTCAGCCGCCCGATCAACGATCTGGGCGACGCGATGAGGACCATCGCGGAGGGCAGGACCAACGCCGCTGTACCGCACACCGACCGTGGCGACGAACTGGGCACCATGGCCCGGGCCGTCGAAGTGTTCCGCGATGCGGTGCGCTCGTCCGGCGAGCTGTCCGAGCGCCTGAAGGCGGAGGCCGAGGCGCGGCAGGGCCGGCAGAATACGCGCGACGCGGCCGTCGCCGCGTTCAACGCCGAGGCGCAGACCCTGCTCGCCGATCTGGTCGGCTTCGCGGATCAGGTGCGCGGTTCGGCGCGCGGGCAGATCCGGATGGCCGAAACGGTTTCGTCGAGCCTCGGCTCGACCGCGGATGCCTCGCGTCAGACCGCCGACAACGTTCAGACAGTGGCGGCGGCGGCCGAAGAGCTCTCGGCCTCGGTGCAGGAGATCAACCGTCGGGTCGACGAGGCGGCCGGCGCGGCGCGCGATGCGGTCAGCGCGGCCGAGCGGTCCTCGACCACGGCGCAGGGGCTCGACGTCTCGGCGGCGCGGATCGGCGACGTCGTCAGCATGATCCAGCAGATCGCCGAACAGACCAACCTCCTCGCGCTCAATGCCACGATCGAGGCGGCGCGGGCCGGCGAGGCGGGGCGCGGCTTCGCGATCGTCGCGCAGGAGGTCAAGGCGCTGGCCAACCAGACGGCGCGCGCCACCGAGGACATCTCCGAGCAGATCGTCGCCATGCAGAGCACGACGCGGGTCACGGTCGACGCGATCCGCGAGATCCGCTCGCGCATCGACGCGATCGACGGCATCACCGTCACGGTGGTCGAGGCGATCGAGGAGCAGGGGGCGGCCACGTCCGAGATCGCCCGCAACGTCGCGCATGCGGCGGCGGCCTCGAACGAGGTCGCGCAGGGTATCGAGACCGTCGATGCATCGGCCTCGGAGACCATGCAGGCGGCGCAGAGCCTCGTGTCGCTCGCCGACGAACTCGGCGAGCGGGTCGGAGGCTTCAAGGCCCGGGTCGAGACCTTCCTCGGCCAGCTCCGGGTCGGGTGA
- a CDS encoding WD40 repeat domain-containing protein, which produces MPKLDPVSFDAYVVAAGFLGEAAIYALADGAVKIVAPDGTVTAVDAHDGGILAAALDADAGRLVTTGDDGRVVATRPDGSMEVLAEKTGKWIDQLALGPQGAIAFAAGRVAWVRLADGRIEEFPHEKAVGGVAFLPKGLRLATATVDKARLLWVTAKGAPVDLEWAGAHTGATVSPDGKFLVTTMQEPALHGWRIEDGKHMRMTGYPSKVKSVSWSAKGRYLATAGANAAILWPFMTKDGPMGKPPLQLGPYAKLASRVACHPSEDVCAIGYEDGLIMAVRIADMAEVVFRPPATAPVTALAWDKDGFRIAFGTETGEAGTIDIRA; this is translated from the coding sequence GTGCCCAAGCTCGATCCGGTTTCATTCGATGCCTATGTCGTCGCCGCCGGCTTCCTCGGCGAGGCCGCGATCTATGCGCTCGCCGATGGCGCGGTGAAGATCGTCGCGCCGGACGGAACCGTCACCGCCGTCGATGCCCACGACGGCGGCATCCTCGCGGCCGCCCTCGACGCCGACGCCGGCCGGCTGGTGACGACCGGCGACGACGGCCGCGTCGTCGCGACCCGCCCCGACGGCAGTATGGAGGTCCTGGCCGAGAAGACCGGCAAGTGGATCGACCAGCTCGCGCTCGGGCCGCAGGGCGCGATCGCCTTTGCCGCCGGCCGCGTCGCCTGGGTGCGGCTCGCCGACGGCCGGATCGAGGAGTTCCCGCACGAGAAGGCGGTGGGCGGCGTCGCCTTCCTGCCCAAGGGCCTGCGCCTCGCCACCGCCACCGTCGACAAGGCCCGCCTGCTCTGGGTCACGGCCAAGGGCGCGCCGGTCGATCTCGAATGGGCCGGCGCCCATACCGGCGCGACCGTGTCGCCGGACGGCAAATTTCTCGTCACGACGATGCAGGAGCCGGCTTTGCACGGCTGGCGCATCGAGGACGGCAAGCACATGCGCATGACCGGCTATCCCTCGAAGGTGAAGTCGGTCTCGTGGAGTGCCAAGGGCCGCTATCTCGCCACGGCCGGCGCCAATGCCGCGATCCTGTGGCCGTTCATGACCAAGGACGGCCCGATGGGCAAGCCGCCGCTGCAGCTCGGCCCCTACGCCAAGCTCGCCTCGCGCGTCGCCTGCCACCCGAGCGAGGACGTCTGCGCGATCGGCTACGAGGACGGCCTGATCATGGCGGTCCGCATCGCCGACATGGCCGAGGTCGTGTTCCGCCCGCCGGCGACCGCTCCGGTCACCGCGCTCGCCTGGGACAAGGACGGCTTCCGCATCGCCTTCGGCACCGAGACCGGCGAAGCCGGCACGATCGACATCCGCGCCTGA
- a CDS encoding DUF1007 family protein: MALGVLAFGATPTLAHPHIFVDARVEIVFDAKGEITALRHVWRFDDAFSAFATQGLDANGDGILTRDELQPLAKVNVESLKDYDYFSFLRVAGKRVGFKIPTEYWLEMTDGLLTLFYTLPLMQPVDPKQGVVIDVFDPIYFVDFTLVEKEPALLVGAPTGCTLDAKPKGEPDAASAAILSQVPVTERDLPVELRSLTKDLANRITVKCP; this comes from the coding sequence TTGGCTCTGGGCGTGCTCGCCTTCGGGGCCACGCCGACGCTGGCGCATCCGCACATCTTCGTCGATGCGCGCGTGGAGATCGTCTTCGACGCCAAGGGTGAGATCACGGCGTTGCGCCACGTCTGGCGCTTCGACGATGCCTTCTCGGCCTTCGCGACCCAGGGCCTCGACGCCAACGGCGACGGCATCCTGACCCGCGACGAGCTGCAGCCGCTCGCCAAGGTCAATGTCGAGAGCCTGAAGGACTACGACTACTTCAGCTTCCTGCGCGTCGCCGGCAAGCGCGTCGGCTTCAAGATCCCGACCGAATACTGGCTCGAGATGACCGACGGGCTCCTGACCCTGTTCTACACGCTGCCGCTCATGCAGCCGGTCGATCCGAAGCAGGGCGTCGTGATCGACGTGTTCGACCCGATCTATTTCGTCGACTTCACACTGGTCGAGAAAGAGCCGGCGCTGCTGGTCGGCGCACCGACCGGCTGCACGCTCGACGCCAAGCCCAAGGGCGAGCCCGACGCCGCCTCCGCCGCCATCCTGAGCCAGGTGCCCGTCACCGAGCGCGACCTGCCGGTCGAACTGCGCTCGTTGACCAAGGACCTCGCCAACCGCATCACGGTGAAATGCCCGTGA
- a CDS encoding DUF2937 family protein, producing MLALARIFYFIPALLLGLTLSQAPEFAQQYRQRLGGALDELEAIVQRFTADARRQGLEPQAAIGRLETNPDPLARDRGADMRIVIDRRDRLARQMTAFESGGPFARLAELVVDFDPDLAAGAWRAFEPAIPVTLEGAVAAGAGVLAGLFASEATRVGWKRRRARKLAARRV from the coding sequence ATGCTCGCGCTCGCGCGGATCTTCTATTTCATCCCCGCCCTGCTGCTCGGCCTGACGCTGAGCCAGGCGCCGGAATTCGCCCAGCAGTATCGGCAGCGCCTCGGCGGCGCGCTCGACGAGCTGGAGGCGATCGTGCAGCGCTTCACGGCGGACGCGCGACGGCAAGGGCTGGAGCCGCAGGCCGCGATCGGCCGGCTCGAGACCAACCCCGATCCGCTCGCGCGTGATCGCGGCGCCGACATGCGCATCGTGATCGATCGCCGCGACCGGCTCGCCCGCCAGATGACCGCCTTCGAGAGCGGCGGCCCGTTCGCGCGGCTCGCGGAACTGGTGGTCGACTTCGATCCGGATCTGGCCGCGGGCGCCTGGAGGGCCTTCGAGCCCGCGATCCCCGTCACGCTCGAAGGCGCGGTCGCGGCCGGCGCCGGCGTGCTCGCGGGCCTGTTCGCATCGGAGGCGACCCGCGTCGGCTGGAAGCGGCGCCGCGCCCGCAAGCTCGCGGCGCGGCGCGTCTGA
- a CDS encoding homospermidine synthase codes for MTSTWPVYHEITGPIVMIGFGSIGKGTLPLIERHFKFDKKRLTVIDPFDGDRKLVDDRGYRFVHQAVTKDNYRELLTTFLTEGEGTGFCVNLSVDTSSLDIMKLCRELGVPYIDTVVEPWTGFYFDTSKGPEARSNYALRETVLEEKRRSPGGTTAVSCCGANPGMVSWFVKKALVDVAGGLGLSFEKPTSRDGWAKLMARVGVKGIHIAERDTQRAKAPKPMGVFVNTWSVEGFVSEGNQPAELGWGTAETWMPANAKTHETGCKAAIYLMQPGANTRVRSWCPTPGPQYGFLVTHNEAISIADFFTVGDKDKPEFRPTCHYAYHPANDAVLSLHEMFGNGGKQQKTSHILDENEIVDGIDELGVLLYGHGKNAYWFGSQLSIEETRLLAPYQNATGLQVSSAVLAGMVWALDNPNAGIVEADEMDYERCLEVQSPYLGPVKGYYTDWTPLTDRQSLFPEELDTANPWSFKNILVR; via the coding sequence ATGACCAGCACCTGGCCCGTCTATCACGAGATCACCGGCCCGATCGTCATGATCGGCTTCGGATCGATCGGCAAAGGCACGCTGCCGCTGATCGAGCGCCACTTCAAGTTCGACAAGAAGCGGCTGACCGTGATCGATCCCTTCGACGGGGACCGGAAGCTGGTCGACGACCGCGGCTATCGCTTCGTCCACCAGGCGGTGACCAAGGACAATTACCGCGAGCTGCTCACCACCTTCCTGACCGAGGGCGAGGGCACGGGCTTCTGCGTGAACCTGTCGGTCGACACCTCGTCGCTCGACATCATGAAGCTCTGCCGCGAGCTCGGCGTCCCCTATATCGACACGGTGGTCGAGCCGTGGACCGGTTTCTATTTCGATACGAGCAAGGGCCCGGAGGCGCGGTCGAACTACGCGCTGCGCGAGACCGTGCTCGAGGAGAAGCGCCGGTCGCCGGGCGGCACCACGGCGGTCTCCTGCTGCGGCGCCAATCCGGGCATGGTGTCCTGGTTCGTCAAGAAGGCGCTGGTCGACGTCGCCGGCGGGCTCGGCCTGTCGTTCGAGAAGCCGACCAGCCGCGACGGCTGGGCGAAGCTGATGGCGCGCGTCGGCGTCAAGGGCATCCACATCGCCGAGCGCGACACCCAGCGTGCCAAGGCGCCGAAGCCGATGGGCGTGTTCGTCAACACCTGGTCCGTCGAGGGCTTCGTTTCGGAGGGCAACCAGCCGGCCGAGCTCGGCTGGGGCACGGCCGAGACCTGGATGCCGGCGAACGCCAAGACCCACGAGACCGGCTGCAAGGCCGCGATCTACCTGATGCAGCCGGGCGCCAACACGCGGGTGCGCTCCTGGTGCCCGACCCCGGGCCCGCAGTACGGCTTCCTCGTTACCCACAACGAGGCGATCTCGATCGCCGACTTCTTCACGGTCGGCGACAAGGACAAGCCGGAGTTCCGGCCGACCTGCCACTATGCCTACCATCCGGCCAACGACGCGGTGCTGTCGCTGCACGAGATGTTCGGCAATGGCGGCAAGCAGCAGAAGACCAGCCACATCCTTGACGAGAACGAGATCGTTGACGGCATCGACGAGCTCGGCGTGCTGCTCTACGGCCACGGCAAGAACGCCTATTGGTTCGGTTCGCAGCTGTCGATCGAAGAGACGCGTCTGCTCGCGCCGTACCAGAACGCCACCGGCCTGCAGGTGTCGTCCGCCGTGCTCGCCGGCATGGTCTGGGCTCTCGACAATCCGAACGCCGGCATCGTCGAGGCCGACGAGATGGACTACGAGCGCTGCCTCGAGGTTCAGTCGCCGTATCTCGGCCCGGTCAAGGGCTACTACACCGACTGGACGCCGCTGACCGATCGGCAGAGCCTGTTCCCGGAAGAACTCGACACGGCCAATCCCTGGTCGTTCAAGAACATTCTGGTGCGCTGA
- a CDS encoding nickel/cobalt transporter, translating into MTDARLTPLSARDGAAASSAPQAAVPFARQATAILFGALLVAILAGIVCLIDASAALAQSAGPFGVAAPEAGAAVPVSGFFAWVASEQSAFYRALTGALRALRNDSSAAFLLVGVSFAYGVFHAAGPGHGKAVITSYVLANGETLRRGILLSFVSAFVQALVAIALVAVATWALRLTAVEMTHATMAFELTSALLITALGLWLTWRKVIASGLKLVFTKPEPQVAVLSIAPRANASLAAGSGFGAPSSFGNAPAFGSAAGPALRFKNVPTGVDLSRLQAACAECGVSHMPDPSHLVGPFNLKRAISTVLAVGIRPCTGALIVLVFAFAQRQHLAGILSVFAMAVGTGITVAVLATLAVSARSVALRFAGADTDWTRRVLRAAEIGGALVVLLAGLTLLGACLVGTPTGG; encoded by the coding sequence GTGACTGACGCGCGCCTCACCCCCCTTTCGGCGCGAGACGGCGCCGCCGCTTCGAGCGCCCCGCAGGCGGCCGTTCCCTTCGCGCGGCAGGCGACCGCGATCCTGTTCGGCGCCCTGCTGGTCGCCATCCTCGCCGGCATCGTCTGTCTGATCGACGCCTCCGCCGCGCTGGCGCAATCCGCCGGCCCGTTCGGCGTCGCCGCACCCGAGGCCGGCGCCGCCGTGCCGGTGAGCGGCTTCTTCGCCTGGGTCGCCTCCGAACAGAGCGCCTTCTACCGCGCCCTCACCGGCGCGCTGCGCGCACTCCGCAACGATTCGAGCGCCGCGTTCCTGCTCGTCGGCGTGTCCTTCGCCTATGGCGTGTTCCATGCCGCCGGACCCGGCCACGGCAAGGCGGTGATCACGTCTTATGTGCTCGCCAACGGCGAGACGCTGCGCCGCGGCATTCTGCTGTCGTTCGTCTCCGCCTTCGTGCAGGCGCTGGTCGCCATCGCGCTCGTCGCGGTCGCGACCTGGGCGCTGCGGCTGACCGCCGTCGAGATGACCCACGCCACCATGGCCTTCGAGCTGACCAGCGCGCTCCTGATCACCGCGCTCGGCCTGTGGCTGACCTGGCGAAAGGTGATCGCGAGCGGCCTGAAGCTGGTGTTCACCAAGCCGGAGCCGCAAGTCGCGGTCCTTTCGATCGCGCCGCGCGCCAACGCCTCGCTGGCCGCCGGATCCGGTTTCGGCGCGCCTTCGAGCTTCGGCAATGCGCCCGCCTTCGGCTCCGCCGCCGGCCCGGCGCTGCGCTTCAAGAACGTGCCGACCGGGGTCGACCTGTCGCGGCTCCAGGCCGCCTGCGCTGAATGCGGCGTCAGCCACATGCCGGACCCGAGCCATCTGGTCGGGCCGTTCAATTTGAAGCGGGCGATCTCGACCGTGCTCGCGGTCGGCATCCGTCCCTGCACCGGCGCGCTGATCGTGCTCGTTTTCGCCTTCGCGCAGCGCCAGCATCTCGCCGGCATCCTGTCCGTCTTCGCAATGGCGGTCGGCACCGGCATCACGGTCGCGGTGCTGGCGACGCTGGCGGTCTCGGCCCGCAGCGTCGCGCTGCGCTTCGCCGGCGCCGACACGGACTGGACGCGCCGCGTGCTGCGCGCCGCCGAGATCGGCGGCGCCCTGGTCGTGCTGCTCGCCGGTCTCACCCTGCTCGGCGCCTGCCTGGTCGGCACCCCGACCGGCGGTTGA
- a CDS encoding gamma-glutamyl-gamma-aminobutyrate hydrolase family protein codes for MSAPIVLITSDFRVFDQGRWHATPAQYVEAVLHGSGAIPLVLPPMAGEGLDLDAVLERVDGVLLTGSRSNVHPSLYGVEPEAKYEPYDPARDATTLPLIRKAIALGMPLFAICRGFQELNVALGGTLITEVQELDGRMDHRAPEHPEADHRYGIRHGVKIVREGCIGRVLGHDEIQVNSLHRQAVGELAPGLAIEATAADGTIEAVRVTDAAGFAVGVQWHPEYWVRSDAPSARLFQAFGEAVRDYADARSGVAKLAAE; via the coding sequence ATGTCCGCACCGATCGTCCTCATCACCTCCGATTTCCGCGTCTTCGATCAGGGCCGCTGGCACGCGACGCCCGCGCAGTATGTCGAGGCCGTGCTGCACGGCTCGGGCGCGATCCCGCTGGTGCTGCCGCCGATGGCGGGCGAGGGGCTCGATCTCGACGCGGTGCTGGAACGGGTCGACGGCGTGCTCCTGACAGGCTCGCGCTCGAACGTGCACCCGAGCCTCTACGGCGTCGAGCCGGAGGCGAAGTACGAGCCCTATGACCCGGCGCGCGACGCGACCACGCTGCCGCTGATCCGCAAGGCGATCGCGCTGGGCATGCCGCTGTTCGCGATCTGCCGCGGCTTTCAGGAGCTCAACGTCGCGCTCGGCGGCACGCTGATCACGGAGGTGCAGGAACTCGACGGCCGCATGGACCATCGCGCGCCCGAGCATCCGGAGGCGGATCACCGCTACGGGATCCGTCATGGCGTAAAAATCGTGCGCGAGGGCTGCATCGGCCGCGTGCTCGGCCATGACGAGATTCAGGTCAACTCGCTGCACCGTCAGGCGGTCGGCGAACTGGCGCCGGGGCTCGCGATCGAGGCGACGGCGGCGGACGGCACCATCGAGGCGGTACGCGTGACCGACGCGGCCGGCTTCGCGGTCGGCGTGCAGTGGCACCCGGAATATTGGGTCCGGTCGGATGCGCCGTCGGCGCGGCTGTTCCAGGCCTTCGGCGAGGCCGTGCGCGACTATGCGGACGCGCGTTCGGGCGTGGCCAAGCTCGCCGCGGAGTGA
- a CDS encoding TRAP transporter small permease subunit — protein MAWRRAPPFAKGSAEMLQIARKIDALTSGLGRIVAWGTVIIAVLQFAGVIMRYVFGIGSVWMQESITYIFASLFMLTVGYGFVVDAHVRVDIWHSIASPRAKAIVTILGTLVFLWPVAILLVVEATPYVARSVAILEGSRETAGIPALFVLKAEILVFALLLLVQGVSQVLRAVAALRGEVDDAPHGLDKHGLEKAVH, from the coding sequence ATGGCGTGGCGCCGCGCCCCGCCGTTCGCGAAGGGTTCGGCCGAGATGCTGCAGATCGCCCGCAAGATCGACGCGCTGACGAGCGGCCTCGGCCGCATCGTCGCCTGGGGCACGGTGATCATCGCCGTCCTGCAATTCGCCGGCGTCATCATGCGCTATGTCTTCGGCATCGGCTCGGTCTGGATGCAGGAATCGATCACCTACATCTTCGCCTCGCTGTTCATGCTGACCGTCGGCTACGGCTTCGTCGTCGATGCCCATGTCCGCGTCGACATCTGGCATTCGATCGCGAGCCCCCGCGCCAAGGCGATCGTCACCATCCTCGGCACGCTGGTGTTTCTCTGGCCGGTCGCGATCCTGCTCGTCGTCGAGGCGACGCCCTACGTCGCCCGTTCGGTCGCGATCCTCGAAGGCTCGCGCGAGACCGCCGGCATCCCGGCGTTGTTCGTACTCAAGGCCGAGATCCTGGTCTTCGCCCTGCTGCTGCTCGTCCAGGGCGTGTCGCAGGTCCTGCGCGCGGTCGCGGCCCTACGCGGCGAGGTCGACGACGCTCCCCACGGCCTCGACAAGCACGGTCTCGAGAAGGCGGTCCATTGA